The Flavobacterium praedii genome window below encodes:
- the accB gene encoding acetyl-CoA carboxylase biotin carboxyl carrier protein, which yields MDLKEIQNLIKFVANSGVAEVKLEMDDVKITIRTTLEGSVTETTYVQQLPSQNALPQAAAPQQIAPVAATPEVAVVENAHYITIKSPIIGTFYRKPSPDKPMFVEVGKSIAKGDVLCVIEAMKLFNEIESEISGKIVKILVDDMSPVEFDQPLFLVDPS from the coding sequence ATGGATTTAAAAGAAATTCAAAATCTAATCAAATTTGTAGCAAATTCAGGTGTTGCAGAAGTTAAATTAGAAATGGATGATGTTAAAATCACCATCAGAACTACTTTAGAAGGAAGTGTAACCGAAACAACATATGTTCAACAGCTACCTTCTCAAAATGCACTTCCACAAGCTGCTGCTCCACAACAAATTGCTCCAGTTGCAGCTACTCCAGAAGTTGCTGTTGTAGAAAACGCACATTATATCACAATAAAATCACCAATCATTGGTACTTTTTATAGAAAACCGTCTCCAGACAAACCAATGTTTGTAGAAGTTGGTAAATCTATTGCAAAAGGAGATGTTCTTTGTGTTATTGAAGCCATGAAATTATTCAACGAAATTGAATCTGAAATATCTGGTAAAATTGTAAAAATATTAGTAGACGATATGTCTCCTGTTGAATTTGACCAACCTTTATTCTTAGTAGACCCTTCTTAA